Genomic DNA from Porites lutea chromosome 4, jaPorLute2.1, whole genome shotgun sequence:
tctccttttaattcataacaggtgatttgagcccttaaatgcgtaaaggaaagatttaacgacagtttaaaaattttagaatttacaaggatttgtatggaacaCCACTCAaacgtgactgggtggcaagagttgtttttctcatacaggCCCAAACAAATCCTTCTgattttcggcggccgttgtaaTCGCTACTTTTGGGATATATgtctgaaaatttacaggttacctaattttaatatggtCTTTCAGCTCGTGCTaccaaaattgtttaaaagcgaactgttttcctGTTTACCGAAGTTGCTCACGTGATCAATTcatgcaaagggcctattagcTGAACAAAATTGCTTTCAAAGATAGGAATAAGCAGGGGTGCACTTCTACTGAAACGTAATTTTACtttgtgcttttttaaaaaactaaaatgataAGTATGGTTTAGTATAAATGACGAATAAAAATCAGCGACCAGTTTATGGAGTGATTGCTGAAAATCACTTGCAGGCAATAGTGATAAGGGCTAAGCAATGACTATAGAGATTAAGATTTAAGCACCGACTCGAAATGGTTAGTTTTCATTTATTGTTAGGGTTGTCACTATAAAAATGTAAATCAAATTACTCTCTGGCAGTAAATCCGCTGTGGTCCAGTGGACAGGACTGCTCTTTACTGCTATAATCTCAAAATTCGCTGGTATTGAAGATTTTACTCATCCAGATATACTAAAGATTCGGCTGACCATTACTAGTTTGTCGTggtggttttgccttcacaagtgtttctTGATAGGATGATGGACTGTGGACCTAGCGCCTAGGTCCGAAACccacttgtcgcactttgtcttctttttcttgttttaaatcGAAAAGACTTAGACTCATTTCACAACATTTCTTGagcagaaatttaaaaaaattagaaaaaagacTTAGAAATTTTATGTAAGCGTAAATGAGAGGGAAAGAGCCCTCTCGTCTATCCCTTCAAGTGACTACCGTGATTGTTTGCCAGCAAAAGACGGATTCAAACGACGCAGATTACCTTGCGGTCTTGGCTTGAagactttttgcttttcttccggcgacaacgttttttgaaaCGACTGTATATAAAATGCAAATAGGTGACATCGTTAACCGCaacgagaaaggaaaaaagcaataggttatGGGCCTCTTTACATGAGCTCGGTTGACCGGGGCTGGCTCGGCTACCGGCATGAATTTGGCCTTGGGTTTATATCAGAAATTTCAGCCCGATTTCCAAGAGGATAAAAGGTCAAagatcctggggacgagttctggcgccaaattcgagaaacaaagcaaacatggcgaaacacaaaaattttaactttcgggCCTATCATAGCTTCGGTAACTCTTAAAGCGTATCACtacagttaaatgggatgcttatgatgtggaaaatacagcaggcaatgcaagacgatgccatcTGGACCGCCACAATTCATCCAGTTTTCACCGCGGTAACCGGgctgaagtgttcatatggcaaaatttccagcccgcttaccgagatctcgggaaccgagccagcccgccctATCATATGAACgcatcgaaaattttacagagGATTTAGAGGTAAAGGCGAGATCtcgaaaaccgggctcaagtgaAGAGGTCCcaatattggcaaaacaacaactctgcaagtgcatcacgcttttttgtacatttctttgtattttttctttgtatttcctttgttttagaagagcccgcaatcctaatttCCATTTTGCGGCACACAGCATTTGCATCGATCTCGCCCGCACTGCCCGCACTCCTTTACCTTCTTTACTAGTTTAAGTATAAGAGGGGTGCTAAAATTACATAACTGACCACATTCTTGAAGTGAACAACGAAAAATACTACCCATTGTTTCTGAGTCAAGAATTCTTTCATGACACACTCGTCTATTTTAAAATGATGGTGTTTTTCTGAAGAGTATTTATATTATAACAATGTTATGTAAATAGTTATTCAATATGGTGGGAGAGTGCAGGGCAGGCGGGGAAACGGCAAGGGTAGGGGAGGTACCATATGACCAAACAATCAGCTAGCTACTTAAGTCGCCGCCCCTGTCTGGCTCTcaaatattatttaattataCAATATAACTGCATATATTATAAAGCTGGCACATGAATCTAACAAGTACGCTGACATTTCATGTCGTGATTTGTTATGAACAATGAACATTTCTGTTCACCAAATTCTTTGCAGATGTGGATGCTCTGAAGTGTTATGTCTGTGTCGAAGTGGGTGACGATGCTTGCTCAAAGAGTAAATTGGCAGGCAATCAAGCTACATACTCGTGGGACTGTGGTGTTTTCTCGAATCGCTGTTATAGGGCAGAGAGCAAGATACTTGGCGTCAAGACAGTGGCTACATCCTGCGCCACTGAAAGCTCCTGCAAAAGCCTCAAGGATTCTTGCGACAATCTTGACACTTGCAACGACGTCACCTGCTGTGACACTGACAACTGTAACGCAGGCTCAGTGGTTTACTTCAGCATGTTCTTGATGGCTGTTTGCTGTGTTGTTGGCCTGGTGCTTAAGTAATttaaaggaaacagaaaaacgTTTCTGCAACTAGCTACGACGTGCTTACGTAAATGAGACTTGCACTATTAACTAATTTAGAGGCACCTAAGGATAAAACTGACGAGTTCGGCCCCATCATAATCAAACATTAAATATCGTATTATATCAGTAAGTTGTCATGAATCATGTCAgtaagtttttaaaattaaaatacctGTAATATGacgctaaaaataaaatacgcTAAACCTGCTATAGCTATAAGAGGATCTGACTGCCGACCAAAATTTCTGTGGTTAGAATACCATAAATAATGGAGCAGAAATAACTTCCTAGCCAAAGTTAGAGACTCAAAATATGGCGTATCGGGAAAAATGGCTCCAATGTTGTTAAAACAGTGCTcatagcaaacaaaaaaaaatcttgctgGTGCATGAAAGATTATACACACATTGATTTCTCACTCTCTTCACTCGGAGATGACAAACTGATGAGCACTTTCAAAACACTTCCGTCATTTTTTCGTGTGTGGAATCATATTTGGATTTAGACTAAACGTCCACAGGCAACCCATTGACCAGAGTCGATTAATGACCAATCGTCTATTTTGACGGGGGAGGATGCAAACTATATTCCCTCTGACTGCGGGAAATTGAGCTAATCTTTTCCTTTCACcctcgaaagaaaaaaaaaacctttttgaacGACACATGTTTCAGTGATGCCTTGCTTATGAGTCACTTAAGCTACGATTCATTAAACAGTCTTAGGGGTTAGAACAAATGGGCTCTGAGACCTATTAAGTGTTTTCTTGAGCCTGAAATGTTCATTATTCTGGTTCCTCTTGGCGACTCAATGTCATCATGGATCGCGCTCCATGTAGAGGAGAAGACAGCGAGGTGTCTGACAAAGAGCTCGGATGAGTGCCGGGTGGTCAGAACGCCTGACTTGTGCTAATTTTAGATCAGGCGAGCTCAGAGTTTACGCTCGGGTATTCCCCTTCGTCGGATCCTAAGTTCTACTCTTTTGCTGTGCTTGTAAATCTCCGTCGTTAACTAGTTTGCTTGTCTGCCGGCCCTGAGTTTTAAACGTTGTAACTCCTCAGGACtcctcatttatttatttattcacgtATTTATTTATCTCTgcattcattattcatttacttAAAGTCATTTCTCGGCCCCATTAGCTTGGTTATATGACATTGAAGAAGGGAAGCCAAGAAATGACATTTTACTTTGACCAGTCTCATGAAGATGACCAGTTACTATAATTTCCCCAAGTTGAATTGTAGttcactgaatgaatgaataaatgaatgaatgaatgcatGCATGCAAATGAATGTAATTCACTGAATAAATGAATGCAAAATTAAGCAATTTATAAATCTCATGAAAAAAGTATATTTACCAactattcgccgaaggcgaagttaatattgttaaataatctccgagacgaagtcgaggggattaaaCAATGTTAACCGAGCCTAAGGTGAATAATTggtttagtatattcacaccaagtgatctcaacagaatcagaaaggaaaccattaaagattagtttgattgacggtgAATTCATGCGCGAACACGAAGCCTTAAACAGTAGACGATCAAACATAGACGAtcaaacatcagcacctgacatTTTCAGTTGCTTTTTGCTTATTCTTcgcacgcattttgagacaGGTTTGGTGGTgatcagttactatggttacgactTATGAAGTCATAAGTGGCAGGTGGTCGAGCcgtttttgagtaaaaatgcatgttttttttaagaTAAAAGCAAAGCCTGGGGAGAGAATGAAGCAAAgtacttatttatgtgttattttacatgtagGCCTTTTTctgcattagttgatcacgtgactatCGACAATAAAAACATAAAGCTACAGCTATAATCCCTTTTTCAGAAATGGAAAGAGCGTGCTTAAATAGCCCAcattcgatatattaaaattctgaCATGACTCCGAgactttctggtcatttttctatatttggctTGGTTTTGTTTGTGCTGAAGTCTCTTCTGGGAGTTGCGAGACAacagagtcgtgaaaaattggcaattttaaccgaaagcctcggagtcatgatAGAATTTTAATATGTCGAACTCGTGGGCTAGTAGCAACTCAGTGGGGACAATTGGTGCAGGTTTCTTTCAACACTCGCTCAGCTAACTTTTATGAGCTCGTTTTATCCCTGTCAaagtaatttttccaaaacgcattgtttttttgtttagagaaacttaatcacgtgaccaacttttgcgaaaggccttttttttaaattcacgccgttgtgttttttcatttaATAGAACCTGTACTGAAATATAATCAAGCATATTTTCGaacaaaaacaatgaataaTTGCCGTAATGACACTATCCCTTTACTGAATGATGGTGTTAACTTTTGTAATGACATAACAACATGCGATCGATGAATGCGAAAAATGCGATAATTCGGGATTCATTATGCTTACGATCAAATAATCAGCTTttgctttgaattaagaaacTCTCGACGATGTAGTCCTTATCTGGATTCCAAAGAGTTTCCTCTTAATATATATTGTAAAGATTATAAAGCTGATATGTAATAAATACTCAGCCcttacactgtaaattaaaaagatctgtttcagccccaaagtgtcaattcagccctgcaggccaaagtctgattcagcccttcTTGGacccatttgagcacaatttaggccaaaaaagctctatcaaaaggctattccagcccacggtagggaccatttcagccctgggaccaaatcagccctagctaattggactgtattggccctgatttaagggagccaaattagacccaaaaataggactgtattttactcaccgaaacggccctgTTTTTAGGGcaaaaacagatctttctgatttagagtgTAGCTTTCAAGTTGTATTTGTTACCAATACTGATGAAACATTCTTGACTACTAACTCTCTGCAGATGTTGCTGCTCTAAAGTGTTACCTCTGTAATGAAGTGGGTAACGATGCTTGTTCAAAGAGTAAACTGGACAGCAATCAAACTAAATACTCGATGGACTGTGGTGATCTCTCCGACCGCTGTATTAGGCTGATTAGGTAGGAAAACGAGGTATTTGACATCAAGGAGTAAGTGCAGCCTGCGCCACTCAAAGTCTCTGTGATTCTTTGAAAGCTGCTTACGACAAACTCGACACCTGCAACGACGTGGCCTGCTGTGACACTGACTACTGCAACGCAGGCTCAGCTGTTTTCTTAAGCGTGTTCTCGATGGCTGTTTGCTGTGTTGTAGGCCTGGTGCTAGTAATGTAAAGAGGGCAGAAAAACTTTCCTGTAATGAGCTCTGACTTAGTTAAGTGGATGAGACTTTCACTAATGAAAGATTAAATAAGTTGTCATGTATCATGCTAGTTCGTTCTTTTAAAATACCTGCATTATGACGTTTAAAGTGAAATACACTTATCTTGCTATAACCtatggtcggccatttgtttcaaaattatgacacgatatacgtgcggttttttcccacgtatacttgcaatcattcctactacacgatatacgtgcgtttTTTTACCACGTATACTTGCGTTCTTTCCTGCTTTGTGGGGTTTTATTCCCAAGTATATGACCATTTTTGTACAAACGTGCATATATGTGCGCACAAAAAAGCCCATATATATGCGTTTGTACTATGTCTTGTACATTCTTTTGTGCGTCTTTGAAAAATCATTATCTTTGTTCAGACTCATTCAAGTATCCAAGAGTTGCAAAATAAATATAACGTATTTagggaaatttgaattcagtCATTTTGGGGGTTGGGAGGGTCAGGCTCAGGCAAACTCCTCTTCATTAGTAGAGGAGCTAAGATGGAGTTATTTCAATCTCATATGACTCTGGTTTAACAACAGGGCTTTACCCTCATAAGACATTTTGGCATTTGTGTAGCTCGAAAGTGGTGAATCTGAACAAAGATAATGATTTTTCAAAGACgcacaaaaaaaatgtacaagaCATAGTACAAGACCTAGAGTCACTAAAAGGGACACGCATCTCCTCTGATTTTCCAAAACCTGATTTTCCTCCTTCATTTGAACACCTCATTGCGTGTTAATTCAATTACTTAGACTAACTACAAGGAGAGGATGAAAATTCCGTAGTTAGGCAATCTTTAAAATTATCTGTTGACCTTCATTATAACCGGCTTTACTCTATTCTTATGAAGATGACTGACTAAAGAAGCCCGGCCTGGGCAATCGAACAATACCGAACCAAAAATCAATCGAGCTCAATCAATTGGTCCGACCAGTCGGCGATTGTTGTTCTATTGGTTCCgtaatcgaacataatcgaactgGAATTTTCCGGTGAGTTCGAttatcgaactcaatcgaaccaATCGAACTAAATTGACGCgatttgttcgattttgttaAGCAGAAAGACAAAACGGTATAAAAATCACTGGGTAAGCATTTATAATAGTTAATTGAATGGGAAAGATTTCTCAGCTCTTTTATGTGTGTGAGGTAGGTATGAAACATAAACACATTTCAATTGACtaaaatttttattgttaaaataaTGGATAAACTTACAACTAATACTGGCCAGCAGTGCTTAACGATGGTTGCGGGAATAAGACTTGCACTTCAACCTTACTGTCAATGGCCTACGAACTCAAAGCTGGCGGCCGCCACCATCGTCTGTCATCAATAGAGCTGGACCCCTAtttccaattttctttttaacaatcaTCGACGGCGAAAGAGCACTCGTATATCGTGGTAGCCTTTAACAATCGCGTCCAAAAATGTTAGTATATTTCACGCTGGGTTTCAAGCTTTCCGCTTTCCCCGGCATCTTTCCTGTGTCAGTACTCGTGTATGAAACTAATACCTAACTTATTTGTTAACCTGAACGCCTTGTTTTAAATCACGTGAAACTGGTTTTGTGCAAGATTGTTGAAGCTTCAATTCTTGGACGTTCCAAGATTATGTTCGGTTGTTTAAATGTTCGATTTCCAACGTTCGATTATGTTCCAAATGCAAAAGTTTTGCGAGAGCTCGATTATATTCGATTACCGAACCTAATCGAAGTCAATCGAACTATTGGAGTAACTAGGCCGGGTATCTGAGTTGAACTGTCATTAACCGAATGAATGTAAAATTataattcaaagtagacagactgcaaattatcttagttgctaaaaaatatatatctacgtgtcgcaactgttcatcagtaggatgcctaaaatgcgtgcaattccacaattggtttcggctccattaaatcctataccaattgcagaacattttaggaggagccacccaccatgtgagcacagtcacggacaatgtataagtgaggaaaataacgcaaagtaaaattaagacgttaataaacgaactaaatgtacacgtcaattaaataaataaacaaataatgcgcgcgctcaaaataaaattgtacgcgcacacgtaccgagatacatctgaaatacaacactag
This window encodes:
- the LOC140932953 gene encoding uncharacterized protein, whose product is MRSLLLTVFAILVTTTANVDALKCYVCVEVGDDACSKSKLAGNQATYSWDCGVFSNRCYRAESKILGVKTVATSCATESSCKSLKDSCDNLDTCNDVTCCDTDNCNAGSVVYFSMFLMAVCCVVGLVLK